GCGTAGCCGGCGGCGGGGTGCGGCATGCCGGGCAGGGCCTCTGCCGGGGACCCGCCACCCGCCGGGTATCCGGCGTCAAAGGGAGTCGCCTGCGGGGATCCAGGGGCGGCAGGCGCGAGGCTTCCGGGCATCGAGCCGCCATGGCCCGGGTCGGGCACGCCCGCGGCGGCCGGGTGGCCGGGGGCGGGGTGGTGCGGCATGCCGGACAGGGCGTCTGCCGGGGACCCGCCACCCGCCGGGTATCCGGCGTCGAGGGGGGTCGCCTGCGGCGCAGCCGAGCCGGGTCCTCCGGCGAAGCTCTGCGGCGCACCGGGAGCGGCGAGCAGAGGGCCTGCCGGCATCGGCCCGGCGTGGCCAAGGTGCGGCGTGCCGGTCAGGGCGTCGGTCCGGTGGGCGCCGCTCGCCGGGTGACCGGGGGCGTGCGGGGGCACGTGGGGCGTGCCGGGGCCGGCGTAGCCGGGTTGGGCGGGCGCGGCCGGGGACCAGGTGGGCGGCGGAGCCGCGGGGCGGTCCCAGCCGGGGGGCCAGGGGGAGGAGTCCGCCTCGGCGGCCGCTGCGGGCGCAGGGACGGGCGGCAGCGGCGTCTCCTCCGTGCCGTACTTCTCCTGGATGTGGCCGAAGCGCGACTGCCCGGCGGGCTGCGCCGCCCACTCGTCGGCCGGCGCGGCGGCGACCGGCGGGAGGTAGGCGGTCTGCTCCGCGTCCGGCACACCCGGGAACGCGCCGGGAACCGGCGGAATCGGCGGCAGGAACGCCGTCTGTTCGACGTCCTGCGGGCCGGGGAACGGGCCGGTCGCGGGCATCGGCGGCAGGAAGGCCGTGCGCTCCGCGTCCGCCTCCGCGCCGGGGCCGGGATCGACGGGGTAGCCGGACCAGTTCTGCGGGTACTCGCTCATGCCGCCGCTCACCCGCCCGCGAACGGGGGGAGGACCTCGACCGTGCCGCCCTCCGTCAGGGCCACCGTCGCGTGGTCGCGGCGGCCGACCTGCGCGCCGTCGACGAGGAACGAGCAGTGCCCGAGCACCTGTGCGAAGCGCGGCCGGTCGGCGTGACGGGCGCGCGCCGCGGCGAGCGCGTCGGCGAGGGTCGCCGCCGTGTACGGCTCCTCGGCCGTGCCGGCCTCCGCCTTGGCCGCAGCCCAGTAACGGATCACGCCGTTCCTGGCTGTCGCCTCTGTCTCCACTGAATCCGTCGCTCCTTGCATTCGGCCATCATCGCCGTTCTCCCACGCAACAGTCACGCGTGCCTGGTCAGCCACTCGCCGACGCGCTCCAGCAGCGCCTCGGGGGCCGCGTTCTCGGCGTGTCCGAAGCCCGGCTCGATCCACAGCTCGCCGCCCGGCGCGGCCTCGCGGAGCGAGCGCGGGTGGTCGAGCGGGAAGTAGGGGTCCGCGTCGCCGTGGACGACGAGCAGCGGGACCGTGAGCCGCGCGGCCGCCGCGACCGGCGGGAGCGGGACGTCCGTCCACTCGTTCGGGTCAATCCTGGTCTTCAGTCCGACCCGGCCGACCACCCGCCCGAGCGGCTTCATGACCACCCAGTGGAGCCTCCGCATCGGCACCGTGCCCATGTAGTACCAGCGCGCCGGCGCGCTCACCGCCGCCACCGCGCGGACGCCGCCGTTCAGCGCCGCGTGCCGGACGACCACCGCGCCGCCCATCGAGAAGCCGACCGTGACGACCTTCGCGAACCCCAGCGACCGGGCCCAGCCCACCGCCGCGTCGAGGTCCAGTACCTCCCGGTCGCCGACCGTCGAACGCCCGCCGGAGCGGCCGTGGCCGCGGAAGGAGAAGGTCACCACGCCGGCCCGCCGCGCGAAGACCTCGGCCGCGCGCCGCAGCGCGGGCCGCTCGACGGCGCCGGAGAAGCCGTGCGCCACGACGACGGCGAGTGACGCCTCGCCTCCGCTCGGTGGCAGGTACTCCGCATGCAGAGCGACGCCGTCGGCCGTCGTGAGCCGGGCCTCCGCCGGCGACCGCCAGTAACCGAAGGTGTCCGGGATGCGAACCACACTCTTCGCGGCGGGGTCCATGTGGGCTATTCTCCTAGTCAGAGAGGGATCCGGGCAGTGTCGCCCCCGGGTCCTTTTGTGCTTTGTGAACGCCAGTACGGACGTTCGTGCGAGAGCCGGACGTTACCGGCAAGCGCCCGACGACGTGCGCAGGTCGTGTTTGTAGAAGTCTCGTCAGGAAGTGTCACCGGCCCACCCGGAAAGGGGACTAACCGGGTATGAGTTCTCTCCTGCTGCTGACCAACGCCCTCCAGCCGTCGGCTGAGGTGCTGCCCGCACTCGGCCTGCTGCTGCACAACGTCCGCGTCGCGCCCGCGGAGGGCTCGGCCCTGGTCGACACTCCCAGCTCCGACGTGATCCTCGTCGACGGCCGCCGTGATCTGCCCCACATCCGGAGCCTCTGCCAGCTGCTCCGCTCGACCGGACCGGGCGCTCCCGTCCTGCTCGTGGTCACCGAGGGCGGCCTCGCCGCGGTGACCGCCGACTGGGGCATCGACGACGTGCTGCTCGACACGGCGGGCCCGGCGGAGGTCGAGGCGCGGCTGCGCCTGGCCCTCGGCCGCCAGACGGTCGTCGCGGACGAGAGCCCGATGGAGATCCGCAACGGCGACCTCTCGGTCGACGAGGCCACCTACAGCGCCAAACTGAAGGGCAGGATCCTCGACCTGACCTTCAAGGAGTTCGAGCTCATCAAGTACCTCGCCCAGCACCCGGGACGCGTCTTCACCCGCGCCCAGCTGCTGCAGGAGGTCTGGGGCTACGACTACTTCGGCGGCACCCGGACCGTCGACGTCCACGTGCGGCGGCTGCGCGCCAAGCTCGGCCCCGAGCACGAGCAGCTCATCGGCACGGTCCGCAACGTCGGCTACCGCTTCGTCGTCCCCGACAAGTCGGAGAAGGGCGCCGCCCGGGCCGAGGCCGAGATCGACGTCGAGGTGTGAGCCCGATCGAGTCGCCGCTGTCGGCGCGGGTCCGAAGCCCTCTGGTCCAGACATGCCCGCGTCCAAGTAGAATCCGGCCATGCCCAAGGTGACCCGCGACGATGTGGCCAGACTGGCGGGGACCTCGACCGCGGTCGTGAGCTACGTCATCAACAACGGACCCCGCCCGGTCGCTCCGGCGACCCGCGAGCGCGTCCTCGCAGCGATAGACCAGCTCGGATACCGGCCCAACAGCGTCGCCCAGGCGATGGCCAGCCGGCGCACCAACCTGATCGGCATGGTCGTCCCCGACGCCCGCCAGCCGTTCTTCGCCGAGCTCACCCATGCGGTCGAACGTGCCGCCTCGGAGCGCGGCAAGATCGTTCTGATCGGGAACTCGGACTACACCGGCGACCGTGAGATCCACTACGTGCGCGCCTTCCTGGGCATGCGCGTGGCCGGGCTGATCCTGATCAGCGAGGGCCCGAGCGAGCGCGCGGACGCGGAGTTCGCCGCCCACGGCGACTCGCGGGTGGTGCTGCTGCACCGCCGTCCGGAGACCTCGGACGACATCGCGGTGGTCACCGACGACATCGGCGGCTCGATGCTCGCCGTCGACCACCTGCTCAAGCACCACGGCCACCCCTACGTCGCCTGCTTCGGCGGCCCGGTCAACGCGCCCGCGCCGGGCGACCCGGTCGTCGACCACATCGAGGGCTGGCGCCGCGCGATGGCGGAGGCCGGCGTCCCCACCGAGGGTCGCCTGATCGACGCGCCCTTCTCGCGCTACGGCGCGTACCAGGTGGCGCTGGAGCTGCTGCGGAACCCCGACCGGCGGCCGCCCGCGATCTTCTGCTCGACCGACGACCAGGCGATAGGCGTGCTGCGGGCCGCCCGCGAGGCCGGCGTCCGGGTGCCGGAGGACCTCGCGGTCATCGGCTTCGACGACATCCAGGAGGCCGCGTTCTGCGACCCGCCGCTGTCGACGATCGCCTCGGACCGCGACTCGATGGCGAAGGCGGCGGTGGACCTGGTCCTCGACGACTCGCTGGCCGTTCCCGGCTCCGAGACGCCGCGGATCAGGAAGTTCCCGAGCCGCCTGGTCGTGCGCCGCAGCTGCGGCTGCGACGGCTCCGCCGACGGCGGGAACGGCAGCGGGAGCGACAGCGGGAACGACGACGGCAGCCACGCCGAGAGCGGCCGATAAGGGTTTTACGCGGGTTCTGACCGGGCTCTCAGAGGGCTCTCATCTCGGAGGCCGACTGTTGCTTCCATGAGCGAGATGCCCCGGAACCACGCAGACGACCCGTACACCTCCGCTGTGCCGCCGATGCCCGGGTACCACCCCACCGCGCATGCGGCCCAGCCCCTCGAAGGCACGGTCCACCCGGCCTCCGAGCAGCCCCAGCCGCCGTACGTGCAGCCGCCGGTGGAGCAGCCTCAGCCGCAGGGGGGCTACTGGTTCAGCGCCGAGCAGCCGCCCGTCGGCCCGCCGGTTCCGCCGCACACGCCCCGGCCGGGCAGCCGCCCGTGCCGCCGGCGGGCGGCTTCGGGGCTCCCCCCACGGGCGACGACGCGACGCCGCCGCGCCGGCGGATGCGCAAGCCGCTCGCGCTGGTCGCCGCCGTGGCCGTGCTCTCCGCCCTCGCGGGCGGCGTGGCCGGCGGTCTCATCAGCGAGAAGACCTCCGACCAGGCGAGCTACAGCACCAACGCCGTGGTCACCGGCGACAAGTCGAGCACGAGCGACACCGCCGCGATCGCGAAGGCCGTCTCCCCGGCGGTCGTGCAGATCGAGGTCACCAACGGCAACAGCCAGGACATCGGCACCGGCATCGTGCTGACCTCCGGCGGCCAGATCCTGACCAACTACCACGTGATCGCCGACGCGACGGGCAACAGCGGCGGCACCATCAAGATCACCTTCTCCGACGGCAGGACCGCGACCGGCACCATCGTCGGCACGGACGCGAGCCTCGACGTCGCCGTGATCAAGGCCGACGGCGTCAGCGGTCTGAAGACCGCCTCGCTCGGCGACTCGAGCCAGGTCGCCGTCGGCGACCAGGTCGTGGCCATCGGCAACCCGGACGGCCTGACCGGCACGGTCACCTCCGGCATCGTCAGCGCGCTGAACCGCCCGGTGAAGGTGGACGTCAGCCCGACCACGACGCAGAGCAACGGCGGCTTCGGGCTTCCCTTCTGGCAGGGCGACAACGGCCGCTCCGACCAGCCGAGCTCCGGCCAGACCGCGTCCTACAACGCGATCCAGACCGACGCCTCGCTCAACCCCGGCAACAGCGGCGGCCCGCTGCTGAACTCGGCGGGCCAGGTGGTCGGGATCAACGCGTCGATGTACTCCTCCTCCGGCAGCAGCAGCTCCGGCTCGCAGGCGGGAAGCGTGGGTCTGGGCTTCGCGATCCCGATCAACGCGGTGAAGTCGGTCCTGCCGCAGCTGCAGTCGGGCCAGAGCATCACCGGTTGACGCTCGCCGTAGCGGACAATTGGCGCAGCACTGACCGAGGAATGACGAGGAGCAACGGGGATGACAGCCACCGAGTCCGACGCACCGGCGCGGGTCCTGGTCGTGGACGACGAGCCGGCGCTGCGGGATGCGCTGGAGAGCAGCCTGGCCTTCGAGGGCTACGAGGTGATCACCGCCTCGGACGGCCTCGAAGCGCTGGACACGGTGGCGGAGCAGCAGCCCGACCTCGTCCTGCTCGACATCATGATGCCCCGCATGGACGGCCTCACGGCCGTCCGCAGGCTCCGCTCGCGCGGCGACACCGTGCCGGTGCTGATGCTGACCGCGCGTGACGCGGTGGGCGACCGCGTCACCGGCCTGGACGTCGGCGCCGACGACTACCTGGCCAAGCCCTTCGAACTCGACGAACTCCTCGCCCGCGTCCGCGCCCTCCTGCGGCGCTCCGCGCTCACCACCGCGACGCCCGGCGGCCCCGGC
This genomic interval from Streptacidiphilus rugosus AM-16 contains the following:
- a CDS encoding MoaD/ThiS family protein, with protein sequence MRYWAAAKAEAGTAEEPYTAATLADALAAARARHADRPRFAQVLGHCSFLVDGAQVGRRDHATVALTEGGTVEVLPPFAGG
- a CDS encoding alpha/beta hydrolase, whose product is MDPAAKSVVRIPDTFGYWRSPAEARLTTADGVALHAEYLPPSGGEASLAVVVAHGFSGAVERPALRRAAEVFARRAGVVTFSFRGHGRSGGRSTVGDREVLDLDAAVGWARSLGFAKVVTVGFSMGGAVVVRHAALNGGVRAVAAVSAPARWYYMGTVPMRRLHWVVMKPLGRVVGRVGLKTRIDPNEWTDVPLPPVAAAARLTVPLLVVHGDADPYFPLDHPRSLREAAPGGELWIEPGFGHAENAAPEALLERVGEWLTRHA
- a CDS encoding response regulator transcription factor, yielding MSSLLLLTNALQPSAEVLPALGLLLHNVRVAPAEGSALVDTPSSDVILVDGRRDLPHIRSLCQLLRSTGPGAPVLLVVTEGGLAAVTADWGIDDVLLDTAGPAEVEARLRLALGRQTVVADESPMEIRNGDLSVDEATYSAKLKGRILDLTFKEFELIKYLAQHPGRVFTRAQLLQEVWGYDYFGGTRTVDVHVRRLRAKLGPEHEQLIGTVRNVGYRFVVPDKSEKGAARAEAEIDVEV
- a CDS encoding LacI family DNA-binding transcriptional regulator, which translates into the protein MPKVTRDDVARLAGTSTAVVSYVINNGPRPVAPATRERVLAAIDQLGYRPNSVAQAMASRRTNLIGMVVPDARQPFFAELTHAVERAASERGKIVLIGNSDYTGDREIHYVRAFLGMRVAGLILISEGPSERADAEFAAHGDSRVVLLHRRPETSDDIAVVTDDIGGSMLAVDHLLKHHGHPYVACFGGPVNAPAPGDPVVDHIEGWRRAMAEAGVPTEGRLIDAPFSRYGAYQVALELLRNPDRRPPAIFCSTDDQAIGVLRAAREAGVRVPEDLAVIGFDDIQEAAFCDPPLSTIASDRDSMAKAAVDLVLDDSLAVPGSETPRIRKFPSRLVVRRSCGCDGSADGGNGSGSDSGNDDGSHAESGR
- a CDS encoding S1C family serine protease; its protein translation is MRKPLALVAAVAVLSALAGGVAGGLISEKTSDQASYSTNAVVTGDKSSTSDTAAIAKAVSPAVVQIEVTNGNSQDIGTGIVLTSGGQILTNYHVIADATGNSGGTIKITFSDGRTATGTIVGTDASLDVAVIKADGVSGLKTASLGDSSQVAVGDQVVAIGNPDGLTGTVTSGIVSALNRPVKVDVSPTTTQSNGGFGLPFWQGDNGRSDQPSSGQTASYNAIQTDASLNPGNSGGPLLNSAGQVVGINASMYSSSGSSSSGSQAGSVGLGFAIPINAVKSVLPQLQSGQSITG
- a CDS encoding response regulator transcription factor, with the protein product MTATESDAPARVLVVDDEPALRDALESSLAFEGYEVITASDGLEALDTVAEQQPDLVLLDIMMPRMDGLTAVRRLRSRGDTVPVLMLTARDAVGDRVTGLDVGADDYLAKPFELDELLARVRALLRRSALTTATPGGPGDTDEVLSFDDLTMNTTTREVTRAGKPVELTRTEYMLLEMFLAHPRQVLTREQILKAVWGFDFEPSSNSLDVYVMYLRRKTEAGGLPRLVHTVRGVGYALRAA